Genomic window (Streptomyces clavuligerus):
CGCCGACTCGTCGCGGAGCTGGGCGGCACCCTGGAACCGGGGCTGCTCGCGCTCTACCTGGGCGTCCTGCGCAACGATGTCGAGATGAACAAGCGGTACCACGTGGCCGAACCGGTCCGGCTGTCCTCCCCCCTCACCGCGATCGGCTGGACGGAGGACACCGGTATCCCGCCGTCGCTCATGACCGGCTGGCCGGCCTGCGGGGCGACGGACTTCGTCCTGCTGGACGGCGGCCACTACCGGTTCATCGAGGCCCCGCCGGAGCTGCTGACCCTCCTGACCGGTGCCCTCCGCCCCGCGCCAGGGCAGGGCGGAGGCCGTCCGGGCGCCGCCTAACCCATGCTCTTGGCCCCGTCGATCGACTCGCGGATGATGTCGGCGTGGCCCGCGTGCTGAGCGGTCTCGGTGGCGATGTGCATCAGGACCCGGCGGGCCGACCACCGCGCGCCCGGCTCGAACCAGGGCGCTCTGGGCAGCGGCCACGCGAGGTCCAGGTCGGGCAGGGCGGCCACCAGCTCGTCGGTCGCGCGGGCCGCGTCCGCGTACGCGTCCAGCACACCTGCCAGCGTCTCGTCGGGCAGCAGCCGGAACTCGTCCGCCCGCTCGGCCCAGTCGGCCTCGGTCAGATTCATGAAGTCCTTCGTCGCCGAGGGACCGTTCCGGATGAAGTCCACCCAGTT
Coding sequences:
- a CDS encoding DinB family protein, which gives rise to MTNNEPTTAPDPAEGPGTAVTGERAEWLESLAGARHFLRFTTRDLTDEQARARTTDSELCLGGLIKHVTSVERNWVDFIRNGPSATKDFMNLTEADWAERADEFRLLPDETLAGVLDAYADAARATDELVAALPDLDLAWPLPRAPWFEPGARWSARRVLMHIATETAQHAGHADIIRESIDGAKSMG